One Sporichthya brevicatena genomic window, CGGCGCGTCGCCCGCGCTCCGAATAGACCGCGAGAACGGCTTTGTTCAGGAGAGTCCTAGGGCGCCGCGCTCACGTCTTCCGGCGGAACAGACGCTGCCCGAGGACGATCGCGAACGTCGCGACGAACGCCCCGGCGGCACCGGAGAACGCGCCGAGGAACGGCAGCACCGCGAACGTCGCGAACACCAGCGCGGCCGCGACCCCGCCGGAGACGGCGGAGACCTTCAGCGACGTCTCGAACCGGCCCGGCGGACGTTCGACGGCGGCGTCGGCGACCGGCGCCGGTTCCCGCCGGGACCGCGCCGGGGGAGACGCGGCCGGACGCCCGAGAGCGGCGTCCGCCTCGGCGATCAGTCGGTCGATCTCGTCCTTGGAGCTCACGAGCTCATCCTGCCAGCCGGAGCCCGGGTGCGGGGGACCAAGATGGTCGCGTGATCGCGCTGAACGACCCCCAGACCGCGCAGGACATCGACCGGATCCGGGAGACGTTCGCCGCGGCCGACTACACCACCGACGGCGTCTCCGACCTGCTCGGCCACGTCGCCGAGCTGGCCCTGGCCCGCCACGAGACCGTGCCCGCCCGGCGCGCCGCCCGCGCGGCCGGCTCGCCGCTGGCGGCGCTCGTCCGGCTCTTCCTGCTCCAGGACACCGTCGCGGCCGCCGACCTCCCGCTGCCGCTGGACGCCGCGACCCGGCTCGGGCTCGTCGAGACCTCGGGCGACGAGGTCCGCGCCCTGCTCGACGCGCGCCCGCACGACGAAGGGTTCTACGTCGTCTCCGACCTCGGCTCCGGGCTGGACGGGAACGTCCGGCCGGTCCCGGCCGACCACGTGCTCGGCGTCGGCGGGGCATCGGTCTCCCTCGCTGAGCTGACGGTTCGTCACCCTGTCGAGCGGGCATTGGATCTGGGCACCGGTTGCGGTGTTCAGGCCCTGCACCTGACCCGGCACGCGCGGTCGGTCGTCGGGACCGACGTCCTCCCGCGCGCGCTGCAGCTGGCGGCGCTGTCGGCGGGGCTGTCCGGGGTCACGGTGGACCTGCGCGAGGGCGGGCTGTTCGACCCGGTCGCCGGGGACAGCTTCGACCTGATCGTCTCCAACCCGCCCTTCGTCATCGGGGCCGGCGACGGCCGGCGGACGTACCGCGACGGCGGGCTCGCGGGCGACGAGCTGTGCCGGCGGCTCGTCGGCGCGGCGCCCGGCTACCTGTCCGAGGGTGGCTGGTGCCAGGTCCTCGCGAACTGGGTCCACCGCCGCGGTGAGGACTGGCGCGAACGTGTCGCCGGCTGGTTGCCGGGCAACTGCGACGCCTGGGCGCTGCAGCGCGAGATCCTCGATCCCGCCGCCTATGTCTCGCTCTGGCTGCACGACGCCGGCGACGTCGCCGGCCCGGACTACCGCGACCGCTACGACGCCTGGCTCGGTGCGCTGGAGACGGAGCAGGTCGAGGGCATCGGCTTCGGCTGGATCTGCCTGCGCCGCACCGAAGGGACCGGCACCCACCGGGTCGAGGACTGGCCGCACGCCGTCGAGGCTCCGCTCGGGCCGC contains:
- a CDS encoding DUF7059 domain-containing protein, which translates into the protein MIALNDPQTAQDIDRIRETFAAADYTTDGVSDLLGHVAELALARHETVPARRAARAAGSPLAALVRLFLLQDTVAAADLPLPLDAATRLGLVETSGDEVRALLDARPHDEGFYVVSDLGSGLDGNVRPVPADHVLGVGGASVSLAELTVRHPVERALDLGTGCGVQALHLTRHARSVVGTDVLPRALQLAALSAGLSGVTVDLREGGLFDPVAGDSFDLIVSNPPFVIGAGDGRRTYRDGGLAGDELCRRLVGAAPGYLSEGGWCQVLANWVHRRGEDWRERVAGWLPGNCDAWALQREILDPAAYVSLWLHDAGDVAGPDYRDRYDAWLGALETEQVEGIGFGWICLRRTEGTGTHRVEDWPHAVEAPLGPHVADAFDRVAWLRTRDDAALLMARLIVADDVTQELIGDPGAEDPQHVVLRQAHGLRRAVQVDTATAALVGACTGQAPAGVLVDAVATLLDEPEDAMRTRLLPQIRDLVGQGFLAPGGLFSGEVRR